The following are encoded together in the Xanthomonas sacchari genome:
- a CDS encoding methyl-accepting chemotaxis protein — MHVLSHLRIGQRLALGFLTIIVLMVLLTVVGIQRVHSIDRRLTAINEVNSVKQRYAINFRGSVHDRAIALRDVVLLDDAASRQATEQTIDKLAGDYARAAQPLDALLAASTDAQEKAILQRIQGIEARTMPLIAQVRQLRDAGDTVQAQALLLQQARPAFVDWLASINAFIDLQEAKNRQAAKEAMATARGFALLMVGCTVLALLLGTLIALLLTRRVVRPLRQALGLAERIGAGDLSSPDTATTHDEAGQLLRAMQQMQRRLHDVISAQREMAARHDAGAISYRMDVQRFPGEYGRMVADTNALVDAHVQTQLRMTEVMGRYAIGDLSQDIAQYPGEKAAITAAMRQVKQNLHAINLQIHTLAEAACAGNFAHRGQPEQFEHAFRTMVENLDTMMATADANLAKFSDLLRCIADGDLTVRMRGNFHGVFAAMRDDANSTVHRLTDIVAHIQRTTNSIGFAAEDIASGNQELAKRSEQQAASLEETAASMEELTSTVKQNAVHAQRANQLALGAAGVASEGRDVVGQVVATMDGIQAASRRIADIIAVIDGIAFQTNILALNAAVEAARAGEQGKGFAVVAAEVGTLAHRSAGAAKEIKTLIDDSVQRVAHGATLVHQAGATMDQVVASVQHVTDLMGQISAASHEQANGIAQVNQTIARMDETTQQNVALVEEASTAARSLEEQSAQLTQAVEVFKVGAYV; from the coding sequence ATGCACGTTCTTTCGCATCTGCGCATCGGCCAGCGCCTCGCGCTCGGCTTCCTCACCATCATCGTGCTGATGGTCCTGCTCACCGTGGTCGGCATCCAGCGCGTGCACAGCATCGACCGGCGGCTCACCGCGATCAACGAAGTCAACAGCGTCAAGCAGCGCTACGCGATCAACTTCCGCGGCAGCGTGCACGACCGCGCCATCGCCCTGCGCGACGTGGTGCTGCTGGACGATGCGGCCAGCCGCCAGGCGACCGAACAGACCATCGACAAGCTGGCCGGCGACTATGCGCGCGCCGCGCAGCCGCTCGACGCCCTGCTCGCCGCCTCCACCGACGCCCAGGAAAAGGCAATCCTGCAGCGCATCCAGGGCATCGAGGCGCGCACCATGCCGCTGATCGCGCAGGTGCGGCAGCTGCGCGATGCCGGCGACACCGTGCAGGCGCAGGCGCTGCTGCTGCAGCAGGCGCGCCCGGCGTTCGTCGACTGGCTGGCCAGCATCAACGCCTTCATCGACCTGCAGGAAGCCAAGAACCGCCAGGCCGCCAAGGAGGCGATGGCCACCGCGCGCGGCTTCGCCCTGCTGATGGTCGGCTGCACCGTGCTGGCGCTGCTGCTGGGCACGCTGATCGCCCTGCTGCTCACCCGCCGCGTGGTCCGCCCGCTGCGGCAGGCGCTGGGCCTGGCCGAGCGTATCGGTGCCGGCGACCTGAGCAGCCCGGACACCGCCACCACCCACGACGAAGCCGGGCAGTTGCTGCGCGCCATGCAGCAGATGCAGCGGCGCCTGCACGATGTGATTTCCGCACAGCGCGAGATGGCCGCGCGCCACGACGCCGGCGCCATCAGCTACCGCATGGACGTGCAGCGCTTCCCCGGCGAGTACGGGCGCATGGTCGCCGACACCAATGCGCTGGTCGATGCGCACGTGCAGACCCAGCTGCGCATGACCGAGGTGATGGGCCGCTACGCCATCGGCGACCTCAGCCAGGACATCGCCCAGTACCCCGGCGAGAAGGCCGCGATCACCGCGGCGATGCGGCAGGTCAAGCAGAACCTGCACGCGATCAACCTGCAGATCCACACCCTGGCCGAAGCCGCCTGCGCCGGCAACTTCGCCCACCGCGGCCAGCCGGAGCAGTTCGAGCACGCCTTCCGCACCATGGTCGAGAACCTCGACACCATGATGGCCACCGCCGACGCCAACCTGGCCAAGTTCTCTGATCTGCTGCGCTGCATCGCCGACGGCGACCTCACCGTGCGCATGCGCGGCAACTTCCATGGCGTGTTCGCCGCCATGCGCGACGATGCCAACAGCACCGTGCACCGCCTCACCGATATCGTCGCGCACATCCAGCGCACCACCAACAGCATCGGCTTCGCCGCCGAGGACATCGCCAGCGGCAACCAGGAGCTGGCCAAGCGCAGCGAGCAGCAGGCGGCCAGCCTCGAAGAGACCGCCGCCTCGATGGAGGAACTGACCTCCACCGTGAAGCAGAACGCCGTGCACGCCCAGCGCGCCAACCAGCTGGCGCTGGGCGCGGCCGGCGTGGCCAGCGAAGGGCGCGACGTGGTCGGCCAGGTGGTGGCGACCATGGACGGCATCCAGGCCGCCTCCCGGCGCATCGCCGACATCATCGCGGTGATCGACGGCATCGCCTTCCAGACCAACATCCTCGCCCTCAACGCCGCGGTGGAAGCCGCCCGCGCTGGCGAGCAGGGCAAGGGCTTCGCGGTGGTGGCCGCGGAGGTCGGCACGCTCGCGCACCGTTCGGCCGGCGCGGCCAAGGAGATCAAGACCCTGATCGACGACTCGGTGCAGCGCGTGGCCCACGGCGCCACGCTGGTGCACCAGGCCGGCGCCACCATGGACCAGGTGGTGGCCAGCGTGCAGCACGTCACCGACCTGATGGGCCAGATCTCCGCCGCCTCGCACGAACAGGCCAACGGCATCGCCCAGGTCAACCAGACCATCGCGCGCATGGACGAGACCACCCAGCAGAACGTGGCGCTGGTGGAAGAAGCCAGCACCGCGGCGCGCTCGCTGGAGGAGCAGTCGGCGCAGCTCACCCAGGCGGTGGAAGTGTTCAAGGTCGGCGCCTACGTCTGA